The genomic stretch TCACACAGCCTGGTGTGGTGATTATAGTTCAGTAGCCGAGAGAATGTCCGTGCGCCTTTCTGGTCTAAAATTTCTCTTTTTTTTCTCTTTCATTACAGCAGCAACCGCTTCTCCTCTGAATCTATTCTGGACCGACCAGATCAATTCAGCTATACAGGAGAGAGATTCATATTTCTCGGCAATGGGAGTCATTTCAGAGAACAGCCGCAGAAGTATCGATGATGAGCAGAGTAAAATCAGGTTATCAGGCCTTCTGGACTCCTCACCCGCATATAACAATCCCTGGTTCAACCTGTTAAAGGGTATTTCAACTCTTGATACAGTTGCCGGATTAAAAGAATACTCTTTTAATCGTGCCCTGTCTATTGCACAAAAGGACCCCGGAACAACCTGGGTGCTTTTTGTAGAGTTTATCAGATATAAACAGGATGTGTGGGCTGAAAAAAGTATCGTGCAGCTTGAGAGACAACTGTTTGAATCCGGCGCACGCTCCTCAAGGATAATCTCCAGTCTGTTGCTCAATTACGGGATTCTTGCGGAAAAGGAAAAAAATACCTTTAAAGCTCTGAAATATTATGAATGGGCAAAACGGTTTGATCCTTTGGACGGGGCTCCATATCTTCGCGGGATCCTCCTTTATTTCCCATTTTCCATAAATGGTTTAAAAGAGGAACTTGGTGGTTTTCTCTACACACTCAGAAATTCATGGACTGAGCAGATTGAGCTTTTCAGCACTGGTTATAACTGGTTAAGATGTGTAGTTCTGTTTTTTATACTCTCAGTTTTTATAACATTGATTATAAAATACTTTCCTTTCTCACTTCATAATATCGCGGATCTCTTCCCCACCAGCGTGTCACTGACCCTGAGGACTATCCTTGCTTCTGCATGTGTCATCTCGCTCTCCTCCTTTGGAATCCTGCCTTTCCTGTGGGTATCGGCATACCTTATATGGCACTTTCTTAACATTAAGGAAAGAGTTCTGCTGGCTGTAGCACTCATTTTTCTGATTCTTGCTCCTGTTGATACTTATCTTCAAAGCATGTTCAGCGAGGCACTGAACCCGGAAAGCAGTGTACAGATGCTCTCGAAAGCGGTAAATGAAGGGTACTCCGATGCAATTTATAAAGAGGTAATCCGCAGAAGCAGTGAAAATCCAACAGATTTTCTTTCTCCCCTGAGCGCAGCAATTTATGAAGTAAAGAGAAATGATTACTCTTCAGCCAGGCAAAATATTCAGAAAAGCACTGCTTTACGTCAGGACGATCCGGTTGTTCTGATATCTGCCGGAAATCTTTCCTACCTTGAGGGAGACCTGGATAAGGCTAAGACATACTTTAAAAGGGTTGTCGAGCAAGACAAGGGAATTGTGAGCGCCAGGTTCAATCTGGCCCAGTGCTATCTTAGAAAAATGGAAACCATCACCGGCACTGAAATGCTAAATGACGCTGCAGAGAGGGATCCGATACGGGTCAATTCTTTTGTCCACAAAAACGACACTTATTTTTCGACAAACTGGCCTGCTTTGCGTCAGGTTATGTTTTCAGATTACCCTGCCATTTATTTCTGGACCAGCATCTTCCCCTTCTACACCGGCAGCTGGAGTGATGCAGGGACTCTCTGGGGAACACAGTTTCTTGGATTATCTCCTCTGGTTTCAATTATTGTTTCCATAATTTTGTTTATTTTCCTTTTCATAATCCACAGCAGAGAAGCAAGCCACAGTAAAGTGAGGAGATTTTTCGAATGCAAGTATTGTGGCAGGATAATCTGCCGTAAATGCAAATCGGGCCTGTTATGCAACTCCTGCTTTGAGAAAACCAGATTTATCAGAAATGAGAATAAACTGGTAAAAAAGCAGCACACCATCTCCAACAGATTCCATCTTGCAGCAATGATTAAGAAAGAGATTCTGGAGATTGTATTCCCGGGTTCCGGGAGTATGCTTGATGGTCAGAAGCCTTTTTTCCTTGTTATACTCTTTTTACTGATAACAAGTTTCGTGTATGCTTCTTATGCAGCTCTTTTGTTCAACAATCACATTTCATCGGCAAAAGTATTGTACTTCCTGTTGGTCATCCTTTTTGCATATAACTTTTTATTTCTCTACAGTGGAGGCGTGAAAATTGTACGGTTTTTCCGAGAGTATTTTAAGATGCAAAAATCTGCATAAAAGGAGGAACTGTTGGTATTAAGCGGCACCCTGCGGGAGTTTATTCTTGCTGATGTGTTTCAGTTGCTCACTCAGCAGAAAATCACAGGAAAGCTGATTTTGAACAATGGACGAAGCGAAGGCTTTGTCATTTTTCAAAACGGACTGGTAGTTGCTGCCCAAAAAGATGACGAAAAATTTCTCTCTAAACTCTACAATTACCTCATCAGTGTAAAAAAACACAGTTCTTCAAAAATACGGGCACTTTTTGCAGCATTTGAGGGTGATATCAGCGGATTAACAAATGAGATTACTGTCATGGGCCTCATTCCCAAACATGACCTGAACATGCTTGCAGAATCCACCACGATGGATATTGCCTGCAGTCTTTTTCTATGGAAAACTGGAACCTACCGTTTTAATTCCATTACCAATGTAGACTCTCTGGTTCCCGCAGAAATCTCCATTCCAGTGGAGAATATAGTCATGGAAGCGATGAGAAGAGTGGATGAATGGAACAGGATGCTTCAATGCATCTCTGAGCAGTCAATATTTGTCCGAAACCAGAAAAATGCAAATGATTTGATGCAGGAAATCGACCCTCTCTCCGACCCGGACAGTTACATTCTGATGCGAATCAACGGAACATCACCTGTCAAGGATCTTTTAAGCAGTCTTTGCCTCAGCGAATACAAAATCTACGAATCATTGTACAATCTCTTACAAAACAAGAGAATTACGTTTCTTTCTGACCGCATCTCCCAATCTGTACAGGCAGCTCTTCACAAGAAAGAGCGCGAACATTCTACTTCACGATTCTACACGCTTTATTCAATTCTGACAGCTCTTGGAATCATTCTGCTGATACTCTTTATGGCCCTTGTGGTTTTTAAAAAAGTAATAGTACCGGATAGGGCCACCGATGCCCATCATAGCAGAATCGAGTTACCCTCTGCACTGGCAAAAGAAAAGGCCTCCATTGCAAAAATCTACTACAGAGCCAAATACAGCACAGAACCACAGAGCCCGGAAGAACTGAAGGAATTCAAATTATTATCGGATAGAGATTTTTTTCATTATCTGATCAATTCTGATTCTGAACAGAAAAAGTGAAATCTTGCATGGAAAATTGTTATACTTAATTATATTAATTGCAAGGTAAAGCTCCTTCTTGCAAAAACTCAATATCAGAACTATATTAATTCTGGTAAAGAGGAATCTCCTACCGGAGCATTTTGGCCATTGATTTAAACAGAAGGACAATTCATGGCATCAATTAATTATGCGGCTAGGGAAATTAGTGTAAAAGTCGTGTATTATGGCCCTGGTTTGAGTGGTAAAACTACCAATCTACAAGTCATACACAAAAAAGTCCCCCCTGAGTTCAAGAGCGACATGGTCTCTCTGGCTACGGAAACAGATCGTACTCTGTTTTTTGATTTCCTGCCTCTGGACCTGGGGAAAATCAAAGGCTTTGCCACAAAATTTCAGCTCTATACCGTACCGGGGCAGGTCTACTATAATGCCACACGTAAACTGGTTCTCCGCGGTGTTGACGGAGTAGTGTTTGTGGCTGATTCATCTCCGGACAAGGTTCAGGAAAACCTGGAGAGCTTTCAGAACCTCGAAGACAACCTGGCAGAATACGGATATAAGCGTGAGAGCATTCCAATTCTCATCCAGTATAATAAAAGGGATCTCCCTAACGCTCTTCCTGTTGAAGAACTGCAGAAGCTCATAAATAAATACAACCTTCCATGGAATGAGGCTGTAGCATACAAGGGAATTGGTGTTTTTGACTCCCTTAAGTTAATCGGAAAAATCGTCATAGACTATCTCAACAAAAAGTACTCTCGCCAATCACCCCGTTCTGCAGCGCCTCAGGCCGCAGCGCCCCAACAGGCAAATCCCGGGCCTGCGCCAAGACAATTTGCTCAGCCGCAGCAGTTCGGACAAGTCAATACAGGGTACAGCCAGCCACAGATGCCCAGACCTGCGCAGCCAAGAGCACCGCAGCAGACACCAAGGCAATATCCCGGTGTTTCTCAGCAAATACCGCCAAAGCAGACACCGCAATTTCCGCGGATGCCGCAGCAACCCAATATGCAGAATCCATCTCAGAGTCGGCAGCAGATGATCAATCGTCCTTTTACTCCTCCGGTTACAAATACACCGCCGAAGAGTTCTGCCGCCGACGATCACTATATTGACACTTTTGAACCAGCACCTCAGAATAATCCCGTCCCGCCTCAGGCCAGTGCCGATTCCGGTTATTACAACTATGGCAACATCCAGTTGCAGGAAATGGACGAACCACAATTTGAGGCTCAGAATCTTAAAGATCAAAATCAGGATCCCTCATTTTATTCTCAGAATCAACAGGCGGGTTTTTCCGGAGCGGAGCCTGCTCAGGGACAGTTTGAAGTCAGTGACAAAACCGATCTGGATCTGGAAATAGAGAAATACCAGCGTGAGATAGAGGAAAAACAGCGTCGCATGCGTCAGTCAAAACAATCTCCGCAGAATCATCAGTACCAGGCACCACAGCAACAGTATCAGCAGCCTGCGCCTGCCCAGCAGCACCAGCAGTTTCAGCAGAAACAGCAGTTTCAGCCGCCGCAGCAGCAGTACAATCAGCAGGCACAGCAGTATCAGCACCCTTCTGCCCCCAGGCAGAATGTGCAGAATCCTGCTTTCGGTGGAACACAGCAGCAACAGTCTTTTGCTCCCTCTCAGAGTGCTGATGAAAACGATTACGACGTTTACAATCTGGAAGTTTCATCATATCCTGAGCAGAACCAGGCACCTGCCAAGCAGGCCCCGGCACAATCTGAGGATGGAGATGAAGATATGTTTTTTACATCGGTAGATACTGACCGTCAGAAAAAACCGATGAGAAAACCAATCAATCCCCGTACAAAGCAGCAGAAGGGTTTCCTTTCAAAATTCTTTAATAACAGGGATACTCTCTGATGAAGGATATGATTCTTTTCCCTGAGGATATTGACCAGTTAAATGCAGTATTATCACAACTGGTCCTCAAGGCCAACCTTTTGCTCGCTGTTCTGATCAACAAAGACGGGCGGTTACTCACGAGTCAGGGAAGCCTTGAAATCGTAGACACGGTCTCTATGGCAGCACTGGTGGCAGGAAACTCTGCTTCTACTTTAGCAATTGCCAATCTCATGGGAGAGACAGAGTTTTCAACAATGTATCATCAGGGAAAAGAGAAGCACATCTATATCGCTGTCGTTGACGAGAATACGTTTCTGGCTCTGGTATTTGATGATCGTACCAATATTGACAGAGTTAAAGTGTTCGCAAGGCAGTTCGACAGACAGCTTAAACAAACTCTTGAGCAAGTCTACAACAAAACTGAAGATCAGATCGATCTTGATCTGGGTATGGGTTATGACCCGATGTCACAGCAGCAATCCTACCCGGAAACTTTTATGAGTGATCAGGCGTTTTCTGATCCTCAGCAAAACCCGATTCCTATTCTGGAAAGCAACCCCATACAAAACTTCGCTCCTCCAGAACAAATGGCCCCCATACCCCAGCCATCAGAATATAAACAAGCTTCTGATGAAGAGGTTTTTTATATTGAATCAATGCAGAAGAAAAAGATGGCTGAGTCTAACGATACTAACCGTCTGTATCTGAAGAATAAAATCAGAGAGACAAAGATCAAAAAAGATAAATAACTTACCAGCCTGCAACTGTTTTTACAACCAGCATCAAAATCAGGACAAGAAGCGCAAAGCCGGTTATAGTTTGCCAGGAAAGGACTGTTTTACCGGAACCAAATTCCCTTTCTTTAATCTCCTGATACGATTCCTCATCAGGCAGATCGATTCCATCTAAATACCTTTCCGGTGACCATCCGGTATTTTCATCAGAGCCGCAATGGGGACATGCTTTGGCTTTATGGGAGATTTCGCTGCCACAATGTGGGCAATTTACACTTTGGTTCATAATACCTCTTATTAAAATAATTAAAACCCGGTCTCCAGTATTATTTTCTTCATGGTTACGATGAATTGTGATTTAACTTGTGAACTCACAAAATTCTCCTCAGAGGTGAAATAGTGACTTATTTTTTTACCTCTGAAAAGAAATGTTATGATATTAGCACCAACTTTATTAAGCATTTTCCTGGGGCCTGTCTTTCTGGGAGGGATGGCATCGCTGCTGTTTGGGTACCAGAGACATTCCAGCAGAAAGCCAGGGCTTCTGTTCCATTCTATACTGGATAAACCCCAAAGGAATATGTCTCAGTATTCCACAGAGCGGTTCAGATCTCTTCTCGCTGAATTGAAGAAAAACTCTCTTTCAGCAGTATCCCTGAAGCAGTTCAGTTGTCCCGGGGAAAAAACCGGCGAAGTCTTATTGACATTTGATGACGGATTCGAGAACATATACCGAAATGCGATTCCGGCGCTTGAAGATTGCGGATTCAAGGCAAGCATCTTCTGTGTTGCAGGATTTGTCGGGAGGGATTCCACCTGGGATGTCTACAGGAGCAGCAGACAGTTGACAAAATCACAGATATCAGAAATCTCTTCCCTGGGCCATGAAATTGGCAGTCACACACTGACACATGCCAATCTCCCCTATCTCAGCAGCAGCAATCTTGAGAAGGAACTGAGGGAATCGAAGCAGAGACTTGAGGACATTACAGGAAGAGCTGTTACAAGCATTTCATTTCCTTACGGGAGCTGCTCCCGCCGTGTATGGGATAAAGTCAAGGAAACAGGTTATACTCAGGCTGCGCTTTACAGAAGATCTTCTTTTTCAGATCCGGATCTTTACCCTGTTTATGGTGTCTACAGATTAGATAGAGTCAATGATGTCATGGAGAGGCTGTTAAAAAAAGGGTTTTGTGCTTCAGCAGCACGAGCCAGGATGATGTCGCATTTTTCAAAAGGATCCCCGGTCTGGAAATTCAGAGAAGAATATATTACCGTTCTGTAAACTAACATTTCACTACCATTGTTGTTTTTAAAGGAAACTGTAATTATTTTGTTCTAAGATTATGGGAAACAGATTTTTTACAATACAGCAGATACTGGATGAGACGGATGGCAGAGCCGGAATAACGATCAGGTACACCGGAACTGGTGCTATGCTGTTCTCCGAATTCGGAGCGCGGCTTCTGGGACTTTTCCCCGACAAATCCGGTCTGAACCTGCTCTGGCTTGCACACGACCTGAGAGAAAAAATCGACAACTGCAGTTGGCTTACCGGTGGGGAAAGATTGTGGATCGCCCCTCAAAGAGATTATTTCTTTGAGAACCCCCGTGATTTCGAGGGTTTCAGGGTCTCGCCGGAAATAGATCCCGGAGTATATAAACAAAACGGGGATCTTCATTACGAAAACATCTTCTCACTGCTTGACTACATGAGGAACCGGATATACGCTGAAAGTCTGGCAAGCAGGCGTTTTCATCCAATCGCTGACCCATATTCCAGTGGTCTGCCCTATGCTGGTGTAAAGATAACCGATCACCTGTCAATCTCAAGCTCCGGCCTCGACCTCTGTCCCTGGTCAGTATCGATGGTTAATTCATGCGGCCCGGAAAACCCCGGTACTGCGCTTTTCCCGGTCAGAAACAATCCCTCACTTCTCAGCTATTTCGATCCCGTTCCACCGGAAAGAGTATCACTGGAAAACGGCTACGCCCGCTTCCTTCTTGATTCCAGAATGCATCTGAAACTGGCGATAAATCCGGAAAATATTGTCTGGGAGAACCCTGCCAAGATCCTCTATGTCTCTCCTTTCCCGGACCGTCCCGAATGGTTCTGTGTCGTCAAGAGAAGTGATGATCTCCCCAGGAATCAGGATGAATGTGTGGATATATCCATGAGTAACCCCACAGGGCCAAGGGGAGCAATCCAGGTATACAACAATCTTTCCGAAGATCACGAGAGACTCTGCTACGGGGAGATTGAACTGCAACTAACAAAAGGCAGATCTGTTGACGGGAGGACCGTCAGCACGGCTACCCATGAACTGCTTGGTTACAGCGGAACCAGAGATGAAATACTGAATCTGGCTGGCAAGGTGCTAGGTATTGACTGCAAACCCGAGATTTACTGCTGATCGGATTCCGGAATTATATCCACAGCAAAGGGTCCCCTGGAAGTCCTTACAAGCCGGAATTTAACCAGTTGTCCCTCATTTACAATCCGGTAACCGGTCTTTCTGATCTCTCTGTAGGAAAAACGGATAACTCCAGGCTCACAGTCCGACTCAATAAACCCGCAGCCAACTATATCATTGAAGAAGCGTACCCTTCCGTTCTGCATACCAGCTCTCAGCCCTTTTTTCCGAGTGCTTCTGCCAGATTCCTTTCGTAAGGAGGAGTGATTACCCCTTTGTCAGTGATAAAAGCACTGATCAGGTGAGACGGGGTAACATCAAAAGCGGGGTTATACACTTCTACGCCTGAAGGAGCGGTCTGCTTTCCAAATCCACAGGTTACCTCTTCAGGACCGCGTTCCTCGATAGGGATCTCTTTCCCTGTATGGAGCGAGAGATCAAAAGTGGAAAAAGGAGCTGCGACATAAAAAGGTATTCCATGAGCCCTTGCCAGAAGAGCGACTCCGTAGGTACCGATTTTGTTGGCTGTATCACCATTACTGGCAATCCTGTCAGCCCCCACAATCACCGCGTCAATTCTCCCTCCAGCCATCACCGATGCGGCCATGTTATCACAGATCAGAGTAACAGGAATTCCCGCCTGTGACAGCTCAAAAGTGGTGATTCTGGCACCCTGAAGCAGTGGACGGGTTTCATCTGCATAAACATTGAATGTTATTCCCTGCTCTGCTCCAACATAAACAGGAGCAAGTGCGGTTCCATACTCTGCCGTGGCCAGTCCTCCCGCATTGCAGTGTGTCAGAATTGTTTTTTTCCCTTTCAACAACTCCAATCCAGCCTCACCAATCGCCCGCCCGGTTCTCCTGTCCTCTTCAAGAATCTCGATTGCCTCACTTAAGATTCTATCTTTTGTTTCCTCTATAGAGGCGCCCTTTTCAATGCTCTGTTCTCCTGTACGCTTAATTCTCTCCAGAGCCCAGAAGAGGTTTACTGCAGTGGGTCTGGAACCAGCGAGGTATGCAGCTTTACTGTTTAGATTTTCGATGAACTCCTGAGTTGATCCGCTTTCAGGAAAGTCCCTTATACCGAGGTAAAGGCCAAAAGCCGCTGCAATGCCAATGGCGGGTGCACCCCTGACCTTAAGCACCTTAATTGCATCGTACATGCTTTCAATGCAGTCTATTTTTTTATAATGCAACTCAAGAGGCAGTATTGTTTGATCTACAATGACTACAGAGTTTTCCTTCCACTCTATAGTTTTAATCCGCGGCATTTTTTTTTCCTCCCGGAGAATATAAATCTAAGTTGATAATCCCTGAGTGACTTCAGGATTATTACATTGGAACCCTTAAATCACCTCTGATGTGTGAACTGCCTTCTGATGCTATCCAGAGAGGTATACGAAAAAACACCAGAAATAATCTTCACAGCAATAAAAAAACTCACTTCGGACTGTTTATACCCACAGTTCATTCTGAAGTGAGTTGGTTTTACGGAACTCGATTAATCGGAAGATTCCTCTTCCTTTTTGTGTGCCTCAATAATCTTTTTCGCCAGTTCAGCAGGAACAGGCTCATAGTGAGAAAATGCCTTTGTATAAAACCCTCTTCCCTGGGTAAGTGATCTCAGGGTCGTGGAGTAATTCTGAACCTCAGCTTCCGGAACTTTGGCGGTAATAGTCTGATTCTTGCCACTTGGACTCATTCCACCAATTTTCCCCCTGCGTGAAGACAGATCTCCCATGATGTCACCTGTATACTCTTCAGGAACTGTGACTTTCAGTTCCACAACAGGTTCAAGAAGTATAGGCGATGCCATTTCAAAGGCTTTCTTAAAGACTTCGCGGCCGGCAATCTGGAAAGCTATATCTTTTGAGTCCACAGGATGTGTTTTTCCGTCAACCAGAGAGACTCTTACATCCACAATCGGATATCCGGCTAAAATACCCTCTTCAAGTTTGGCGTGTATGCCTTTATCAACACTGGGACGTAAAGACTGATCTATTACTCCGCCCACGATTTTATCGAGAAATTCGTAACCGCCACCACGAGGAAGCGGTTCCAGATCGATAAATACGCGTGCATACTGCCCTGCTCCACCCGACTGTTTCTTATGCGTATACTCGACATACTTTGCAGCCTTGGTAATGGTTTCTCTGTAGGAGATTTTGGGTGGCTTTTTATCCACTTCGACCTTAAAACGGTTTTTCAGGTTTTCCAGAATTACATCAATCTGAATATCGCCCATCGCAGAAAGGATAGATTGATGAATGTCCGGGTGGAATTTATAGGTAAAGCTGACGTCTTCCTCACGAAGTTTATTGAGCCCTACTGCTATCTTATCTTCATCACCCTTCTGCTTGGCTGATATTGCTACACTGACAAGTGGTTCCGGAAGATCAATAGGTGGGAACTTATACTTTACACTTTTATCCACCAGGGAATCATTGGTATGAGTGTCTTTTAATTTCAGGAGTCCTCCGATATCCCCGGCGACAATCTCTGTTGCATCGGTACGCTCCTTTCCTTTCAGGAAGTACATGTTACCGATACGTTCAGACATGCCTCTGGCAGTGTTCGACACATCAGAACCTGTTGTAAGTTTTCCGGAGAAAACCCTTGCCACGTTGATCTCACCGAGATGCTCCTCAGAGATAGTTTTGAAGATAAATACTGCGAGAGGTCCTGATTCCTGGCAGGGTATGGTTTTGGTTTCCCCGTTCTCGGTAACCTCAACCTCTTTGCGGCTTTCTGCTGAGGGGCATAGATTTACAATTTTTGTAAGCAGTTGATCGATCCCGATATTCAGAAGAGCACTTCCGACGAGGAGTGGATGGACACTTCCGGAAGCAACGCCTTTTGCCAGTCCCGCTCTGAGTTCCTCGTCTGTCAACTCCCCTGCCTCAAAATACTTGTTCATGAGATCTTCATCTGTTTCAGCGACAGACTCCATCAGTGACTGCCTCAGAGAATCGACAATGTCTTTCATATCAGCAGGAATTTCGATTTTATTTCCGATGCCATTTCCATCGCGGGTATATTCATAAGCTTCCCTGGCAACCAGGTCAACTACACCCTTAAAAGAAGCTCCGGCGGAGATCGGAATAACCAGAGGTGCGACACTGGTTCCATAGGCTGATTTGACTGCATCCAGAGTTTTCTGAAAATCGGCATTTTCCTTGTCCATTCCGTTTACAAAAAACATTCTCGGAAGTCCGGAACCATCTACATACGAGGAAACCAGTTCGGTGCCGACCTGAATTGCATCAACCGCATCAACCAGAATAATAGCTGTTTCCACAACTCTGAGAGCTGCTTTTGCATCATTGAGAAAATCCAGGAATCCTGGAGTGTCAAGAAAATTGATTTTATTATCTTTCCATTCGCAAAACCCCACATGCATCGAAATGGTCATTTTCCGTTCTTTTTCGTCGCTCCTGTTGTCGAAGATACTACTGCCATTATCGACTTTGCCCAGTTTGGAGGTGGATTTGGAGGTGAAACAGGCAGCCTCCAGGAGGCTTGTTTTTCCTACACCACCATGAGAGAGAAGACAGACATTTCGAATCGATCCGGCCTGATATTTTTTCATGTATCCTCCATAGAAGTTCTGCTAATTAAATTCGAAAACCTGGAAAAAAACTGATTTTCAGCCGTATTTGCAGAGGGATCTCTGAAAAAGGCAAGATTTATTAATATATAAATACGCCATTACCCGTGCAAGAAATCACATCTTTATTTTAAACGCTCAAGTTGGGTGATGTTTATTGTGGTATAGCCAATGATGGGTTTTTTCCGGAGGAATAAACAAAAAACCCCCGAAATTGTCTTTGACAAATCCAGGGGATTTTTTGTTATGGAGCTGGACGGGTTCGAACCGACGACCCTCAGACTGCCAGCCTGATGCTCTCCCAACTGAGCTACAGCCCCTAAAGTCTATTAAAAATACAATCCTCAAAAGTAGGAGTCAAGCAGTGATAAATCATTCCTCACTTCCCCCCCCGCTTCATTATTTTTGCCCATTCATCCTTAAGAGTAACGGTGCGATTAAAAACCGGCTGACCAGGCCTGGAATCCGGGTCAACGCAGAAATAACCGATGCGCTCAAACTGAAAGCGTTCTCCGGGCTTTGCCTCAGAGAGGGATTGTTCCACTTTGCAGGAATTACGAATTTTCAGAGAATCAGGATTGAGATTGAGCATGAAATTACCCTCAGGCGCATCATCAGGATCCTCTTTGCTGAACAGTTTTTCATAAAGCCTTACCTCTGCATCAACAGCATGTGCCTCTGAGACCCAGTGAAGAGTCGCCTTCGGAGAACGTCCATCAGGTGCAGATCCTCCGCGGGTAGCAGGATCGTAGGTACAGCGGAGTTCTATAATCTCCCCTGTGGCTGGATCTTTCACCACTTCCTTACAAGTAATAAAGTAAGCGTACCTCAGTCTGACCTCACGGCCCGGAGCAAGCCTGAAGAATTTTTTCGGCGGTTCCTCCATGAAATCACCACGCTCGACATACAGAGTCTTTGAGAACGGAACCTTCCTTGTTCCCATCGAGGGGTCTTCAGGATTGTTTACAGCCTCAAGTAGTTCCACCTGCCCTTCGGGGTAATTCTCAATCACCACCTTCAGAGGTTCAAGGACAGCCATGGCCCTGAGTGCTCTTTTATTGAGATCCTCTCTCAGGCAGTGTTCAAGAAGAGCGTAATCGACAATACTATCACGTTTAGCGACTCCGATACGCTCACAGAAATTTCTTATCGACTCTGGAGTAAACCCTCTTCTGCGTAAACCCGAGAGTGTTGGCATCCTGGGATCATCCCAGCTGCTCACCACCTCATCCTTTACTAACTGCAGAAGCTTCCGTTTGCTCATTACAGTGTATGTGAGGTTGAGTCTGGCGAATTCGATCTGCCTGGGGTGATGAATCTTGAGCTGATCAAGGAACCAGTCGTAAAGCGGACGATGGTCTTCGTATTCAAGAGAACAGAGTGAGTGAGTGACTTTTTCTATTGAGTCTTCGAGGCCATGAGCCCAGTCATACATGGGATAGATAACCCATTTTGTACCTGTACGGGGATGCGGTGCTTTCTTAATGCGATACATTACCGGATCGCGCATGTTGATATTGGGATGAGCCATATCGATTTTAGCCCTCAATACCTTCTCCCCCTCATCAAACTCCCCTCTGGCCATGCGCTCGAAAAGATCGAGGTTTTCCTCAACAGTTCTGTTACGGTAAGGACTCTCTCTTCCCGGTTC from Fibrobacter sp. encodes the following:
- a CDS encoding polysaccharide deacetylase family protein yields the protein MILAPTLLSIFLGPVFLGGMASLLFGYQRHSSRKPGLLFHSILDKPQRNMSQYSTERFRSLLAELKKNSLSAVSLKQFSCPGEKTGEVLLTFDDGFENIYRNAIPALEDCGFKASIFCVAGFVGRDSTWDVYRSSRQLTKSQISEISSLGHEIGSHTLTHANLPYLSSSNLEKELRESKQRLEDITGRAVTSISFPYGSCSRRVWDKVKETGYTQAALYRRSSFSDPDLYPVYGVYRLDRVNDVMERLLKKGFCASAARARMMSHFSKGSPVWKFREEYITVL
- a CDS encoding DUF4388 domain-containing protein, translated to MVLSGTLREFILADVFQLLTQQKITGKLILNNGRSEGFVIFQNGLVVAAQKDDEKFLSKLYNYLISVKKHSSSKIRALFAAFEGDISGLTNEITVMGLIPKHDLNMLAESTTMDIACSLFLWKTGTYRFNSITNVDSLVPAEISIPVENIVMEAMRRVDEWNRMLQCISEQSIFVRNQKNANDLMQEIDPLSDPDSYILMRINGTSPVKDLLSSLCLSEYKIYESLYNLLQNKRITFLSDRISQSVQAALHKKEREHSTSRFYTLYSILTALGIILLILFMALVVFKKVIVPDRATDAHHSRIELPSALAKEKASIAKIYYRAKYSTEPQSPEELKEFKLLSDRDFFHYLINSDSEQKK
- the mtnA gene encoding S-methyl-5-thioribose-1-phosphate isomerase, with the translated sequence MPRIKTIEWKENSVVIVDQTILPLELHYKKIDCIESMYDAIKVLKVRGAPAIGIAAAFGLYLGIRDFPESGSTQEFIENLNSKAAYLAGSRPTAVNLFWALERIKRTGEQSIEKGASIEETKDRILSEAIEILEEDRRTGRAIGEAGLELLKGKKTILTHCNAGGLATAEYGTALAPVYVGAEQGITFNVYADETRPLLQGARITTFELSQAGIPVTLICDNMAASVMAGGRIDAVIVGADRIASNGDTANKIGTYGVALLARAHGIPFYVAAPFSTFDLSLHTGKEIPIEERGPEEVTCGFGKQTAPSGVEVYNPAFDVTPSHLISAFITDKGVITPPYERNLAEALGKKG
- a CDS encoding roadblock/LC7 domain-containing protein, whose product is MKDMILFPEDIDQLNAVLSQLVLKANLLLAVLINKDGRLLTSQGSLEIVDTVSMAALVAGNSASTLAIANLMGETEFSTMYHQGKEKHIYIAVVDENTFLALVFDDRTNIDRVKVFARQFDRQLKQTLEQVYNKTEDQIDLDLGMGYDPMSQQQSYPETFMSDQAFSDPQQNPIPILESNPIQNFAPPEQMAPIPQPSEYKQASDEEVFYIESMQKKKMAESNDTNRLYLKNKIRETKIKKDK
- a CDS encoding zinc ribbon domain-containing protein yields the protein MNQSVNCPHCGSEISHKAKACPHCGSDENTGWSPERYLDGIDLPDEESYQEIKEREFGSGKTVLSWQTITGFALLVLILMLVVKTVAGW
- a CDS encoding cold shock domain-containing protein; its protein translation is MQNGRVRFFNDIVGCGFIESDCEPGVIRFSYREIRKTGYRIVNEGQLVKFRLVRTSRGPFAVDIIPESDQQ
- a CDS encoding elongation factor G, with protein sequence MKKYQAGSIRNVCLLSHGGVGKTSLLEAACFTSKSTSKLGKVDNGSSIFDNRSDEKERKMTISMHVGFCEWKDNKINFLDTPGFLDFLNDAKAALRVVETAIILVDAVDAIQVGTELVSSYVDGSGLPRMFFVNGMDKENADFQKTLDAVKSAYGTSVAPLVIPISAGASFKGVVDLVAREAYEYTRDGNGIGNKIEIPADMKDIVDSLRQSLMESVAETDEDLMNKYFEAGELTDEELRAGLAKGVASGSVHPLLVGSALLNIGIDQLLTKIVNLCPSAESRKEVEVTENGETKTIPCQESGPLAVFIFKTISEEHLGEINVARVFSGKLTTGSDVSNTARGMSERIGNMYFLKGKERTDATEIVAGDIGGLLKLKDTHTNDSLVDKSVKYKFPPIDLPEPLVSVAISAKQKGDEDKIAVGLNKLREEDVSFTYKFHPDIHQSILSAMGDIQIDVILENLKNRFKVEVDKKPPKISYRETITKAAKYVEYTHKKQSGGAGQYARVFIDLEPLPRGGGYEFLDKIVGGVIDQSLRPSVDKGIHAKLEEGILAGYPIVDVRVSLVDGKTHPVDSKDIAFQIAGREVFKKAFEMASPILLEPVVELKVTVPEEYTGDIMGDLSSRRGKIGGMSPSGKNQTITAKVPEAEVQNYSTTLRSLTQGRGFYTKAFSHYEPVPAELAKKIIEAHKKEEESSD